The following are encoded in a window of bacterium SCSIO 12643 genomic DNA:
- a CDS encoding acetate kinase, which yields MKTLVINTGSSSIKFALIDMPSGTQLAVGLVERIGEKNGVIQMSTQDQEKKEERVIANHQTGLKLVSDWLLDPTYKLISDTREVESIGHRVVHGGETFQKTTIIDAQVKLKIKELFGLAPLHNPPNYEGIEVAESVFPDAKQIAVFDTAFHHTLPPKAYHYAIPQYLYNDYGIRVYGFHGTSHRYVTRVSAEHLGIDVNQVNLITIHLGNGASMAAVKNGKSIDTSLGMTPLAGLVMGTRVGDLDPGIIFYLEEEKGYSIQKVKNLLNKESGMKGLAGENDLRNITEKAENGDALSQLALDVYTYRIKKYIGAYIAAIGPIHGIVFTAGVGENSALIRKMVCAEMGHLGIHIDHTKNNLRVKGIREIQTPESKVKILITPTNEELEIAGQVYQLLN from the coding sequence ATGAAAACACTAGTTATCAATACAGGTAGTTCTTCTATTAAATTCGCATTGATCGATATGCCTTCAGGTACACAATTAGCTGTAGGCCTGGTTGAACGAATCGGTGAAAAAAATGGCGTCATTCAGATGTCTACTCAAGATCAGGAAAAAAAAGAAGAGCGTGTCATTGCCAATCATCAAACCGGATTAAAACTCGTTTCGGATTGGTTACTGGATCCAACTTACAAGTTGATTTCAGATACCAGAGAAGTTGAAAGCATAGGACATCGTGTGGTTCATGGGGGAGAAACATTCCAAAAAACAACGATCATTGATGCGCAGGTCAAACTTAAAATCAAGGAACTTTTTGGACTCGCACCACTGCATAATCCACCAAATTACGAAGGAATAGAAGTAGCCGAATCTGTTTTTCCAGACGCCAAACAAATAGCAGTATTTGACACCGCGTTTCATCATACATTGCCTCCAAAAGCCTATCATTATGCCATTCCACAATATTTGTATAATGATTATGGAATTCGTGTCTATGGATTCCATGGTACATCACACCGATATGTTACCAGAGTATCTGCTGAGCATCTTGGAATCGATGTAAACCAGGTAAACCTCATCACCATTCATTTGGGAAACGGTGCCAGTATGGCTGCAGTAAAAAACGGAAAGTCTATTGATACTTCATTGGGCATGACTCCACTGGCCGGATTGGTTATGGGTACTCGTGTAGGTGATTTAGACCCGGGGATTATCTTTTATTTAGAAGAAGAAAAAGGATACTCTATTCAAAAAGTAAAAAATCTGCTGAACAAAGAAAGCGGAATGAAGGGCCTTGCCGGAGAGAATGATCTTAGAAATATTACTGAAAAAGCTGAGAATGGTGATGCACTTTCTCAACTTGCTTTGGATGTCTATACATACAGAATTAAAAAATACATTGGAGCATATATCGCAGCAATAGGACCTATTCACGGAATCGTGTTTACCGCTGGTGTAGGTGAAAATAGCGCGCTCATTAGAAAGATGGTATGTGCAGAAATGGGTCATCTCGGTATCCACATAGATCATACAAAGAATAATCTCAGAGTTAAAGGAATCCGAGAAATTCAAACACCTGAATCCAAAGTGAAAATTCTGATTACTCCAACTAACGAAGAACTTGAAATTGCCGGACAGGTATACCAATTATTAAACTAA
- the pta gene encoding phosphate acetyltransferase, with translation MARSLYISSSEPYSGKTLIALGCFEVALRHTKKVALFRPIIRDTQVGCKDHNIELILNHHNLDQPYESTYAMERTEALNLLAHNKFDQFIEQVINKYKQLEEAYDFVICEGTDYIGDGSEFELDLNALIAKNLDLPVLVLGQGLGRDIDDILTPIQWAIQSYQDHNCKILGTIINKVQPERRTELLSKLRKELPEHAGELSAIPTNKILSSPSVREIAEQLNAKVLFGHEHLDNLVYDFQTVAMRLNNYFKLMTEKSLAITPGDRTDILVGAMQASMSNKRPNVSGIVLTGGMLPSDETLEVIDGLPQKIPVLSVDSFTFETSVKAEQVKSSIHQKDTQKIALSLDLFDKYVEASKFFKKLAGLKSKGMTPKMFLYHLRKIAGNNRRKIVLPEGNDIRILQAIEILQSQNLVDLVLLGDEAMVKSLAHQNNISIDYEQLEIINPQTSPLRAKYAQEYFNLRQHKGVNMDMAMDALTDVSYFGTMMVHHGDAHGMVSGAAHTTQHTIRPALQIIKTSEGSQTVSSVFFMLLEDRVVAYGDCAINPDPNAQQLAEIAISSADTSKRFGIEPKVAMLSYSSGSSGKGADVEKVREATEIVKKLRPDILVEGPIQYDAAVDLAVGQKKLPNSPVAGQATVLVFPDLNTGNNTYKAVQRETGALAVGPVLQGLKKPVNDLSRGCLVDDIVNTVTITAIQSVN, from the coding sequence ATGGCACGTTCTTTATATATCTCATCATCAGAGCCATATTCAGGAAAGACTCTAATTGCTTTGGGCTGTTTTGAGGTGGCCCTTCGTCATACTAAAAAAGTCGCACTGTTTAGGCCCATTATTCGTGATACACAAGTTGGATGTAAAGACCATAACATTGAACTTATATTAAATCACCATAACCTGGATCAGCCATACGAGAGCACTTATGCTATGGAACGTACTGAGGCACTTAATTTACTGGCTCATAACAAATTTGACCAGTTTATTGAACAGGTTATCAATAAATACAAGCAACTCGAGGAAGCTTACGACTTTGTTATTTGTGAGGGAACAGATTATATTGGTGATGGTTCAGAGTTTGAATTGGACCTCAATGCCCTGATCGCAAAAAACCTCGATTTACCTGTTTTGGTATTAGGTCAGGGACTTGGGCGTGATATTGATGATATTCTTACCCCAATTCAATGGGCCATCCAATCATACCAGGACCACAATTGTAAAATTTTAGGCACCATCATTAATAAAGTTCAACCGGAGCGTAGGACAGAATTATTAAGTAAACTTCGCAAAGAACTTCCGGAACACGCGGGAGAGCTATCTGCAATTCCAACGAATAAAATTTTAAGTAGTCCGTCCGTTCGAGAAATTGCAGAACAACTGAATGCAAAGGTTCTGTTCGGTCATGAACATCTGGATAATCTGGTATACGATTTTCAAACTGTGGCCATGCGTTTAAATAACTACTTTAAACTCATGACCGAAAAAAGTTTGGCGATCACTCCCGGGGATCGAACCGATATTTTAGTTGGAGCGATGCAAGCCAGCATGTCTAACAAAAGACCTAATGTCTCTGGAATAGTTCTGACTGGTGGAATGTTACCTTCAGACGAAACACTTGAAGTAATCGATGGACTTCCACAAAAAATCCCTGTATTATCCGTTGATAGCTTCACATTTGAAACATCTGTGAAAGCGGAGCAGGTAAAATCCAGCATTCATCAAAAAGACACACAAAAAATCGCTTTAAGCCTAGATCTTTTTGATAAATATGTAGAGGCATCTAAATTCTTTAAGAAACTTGCTGGATTAAAATCCAAGGGTATGACCCCTAAGATGTTCTTATATCATCTTAGAAAAATCGCAGGGAATAATAGACGTAAAATTGTACTTCCGGAAGGAAATGACATTCGAATTCTACAGGCAATTGAGATCCTGCAAAGTCAGAATTTAGTCGATTTGGTTCTACTTGGTGATGAGGCTATGGTAAAATCACTAGCCCATCAAAATAACATCAGTATTGATTATGAGCAACTGGAAATTATAAATCCTCAAACCTCACCTCTACGTGCAAAATACGCTCAGGAATATTTCAATTTGAGACAGCATAAAGGTGTGAATATGGATATGGCCATGGATGCACTAACCGATGTTTCCTATTTCGGTACAATGATGGTACATCACGGAGATGCACATGGAATGGTTTCCGGAGCAGCGCATACCACACAACATACCATTCGACCGGCATTACAGATTATTAAAACTTCTGAGGGTTCACAAACCGTATCTTCAGTATTCTTTATGCTTCTGGAAGATCGTGTAGTCGCTTATGGTGATTGCGCAATTAATCCGGATCCAAATGCCCAGCAGCTTGCTGAAATTGCTATTTCATCTGCAGACACCAGCAAACGATTTGGTATTGAACCTAAAGTAGCCATGTTGTCGTATTCTTCCGGGTCTTCCGGAAAAGGTGCTGATGTAGAAAAAGTACGTGAGGCTACAGAAATAGTTAAAAAACTTCGTCCGGACATTTTGGTCGAAGGTCCGATTCAATATGATGCTGCAGTAGATTTGGCTGTTGGTCAAAAGAAACTACCAAACTCTCCGGTTGCGGGACAAGCCACGGTACTGGTATTCCCGGATTTAAATACCGGAAACAACACTTACAAAGCTGTTCAAAGAGAAACCGGAGCTCTAGCCGTTGGACCTGTTCTACAGGGGCTCAAAAAGCCTGTAAATGATTTAAGTCGTGGATGTTTGGTAGATGATATTGTCAACACAGTTACCATCACCGCAATTCAATCTGTAAATTAA